Within the Eleginops maclovinus isolate JMC-PN-2008 ecotype Puerto Natales chromosome 5, JC_Emac_rtc_rv5, whole genome shotgun sequence genome, the region TTCTGTATTGTCAGGTTCTTGTAACTGTTTTGTAACAAGACCATCTCCATTTTCCACTCAGAGTTGCTGTTGATGACTGGGTTTgacacataaacaaagaaacactgTCAACCAGtaaactctttttgtgttttataatcaTGCAAACAAAGTACTCACCGAGGTAAACCAGAGTTACAAGTCCAGTCAGAAGGAATAGACACAGCAGACACAGGCAAAAGTGAGCAGCTCTGCAGGAAGTCCTCTTTACTTCTTTAGCATCTGAAGGTAAAATACAATGATAACAatttacttgtgtgtgtttcatgttcaAGTGAAATAAAGGACACAGAAAGTGCTTTGAAAAATTAACCATAGGTAGATGGGTTTGTGAGCAAATGTCACACATTGTCTATATTAAACTAATGAAGTATGGTCCTGTGTGTGGACCTTTGTGTAAAAcaatgtaatgtgtttattaccTGAGGGTGCAGTTCCAGGTCCATGGTGTCTCTGAGTAAGAATAGgcacattttcataaatatgtTCTGATATTTTTGTCTCCATGTTGCTCCGGCTGTAGTAAACCGATGATTCCTCTACATTTATATAGACAGACATTTCATCCATGGTGTCCAGCTGTACTGAAGGTGCAGTTTGGTCTGTGCTGCTTGATGTTATCAAAGTCTGCAGAGTGTCCTTTTGGCCTTCATCACCTTCAACTGTAAAGTAACTTCTAAAGGAAGGTAATTTCTATTTACGTATGTGTTTGCCACATCACCAGGAAACTGAGGGCTGgtggtttgaaatgtgttagGTGACCACTTGCACCTGTTCAACGTTAAGTTGCAGATGCATGGTTGCACTTTCTATtatcacaaaatgttttaatgtcacAGTTCacatctatctatttatctatctacctacccatctatccatccaccaatctatctatctatctatctatctatctatctatctatctatctatctatctatctatctatctatctatctatctatctatctatctatctatctatctatctatctatctatctatctatctatctatctatctatctatctatctgtagACTGAAAGATAGATGTGGTCAGACGGTGATTATTTGTAGCTACACCACTGACTAATATTTCAGCTGTTACACAACTATTTGAAGTAAAGCTGCATGACAGATGgtggtttattattattttaagaaaaagatCCAATATCGTCAACTGTTGTTTAATGCAATACCAAATActggacattttaaaattcatttattttcgcCAGAAGttagataaaacatttttagtatTCTCCTCCTCCCCAGACACAACGCCAAGCAATCATCACACACATATTGCAATTATTATCATATGCAGACTTTGAAAATATTGGCAACCCCTTGTATTATCAGAGGGGGTTTAGAGCATCTGTGGAAACAACACTTTCAACATACTTGTAATTCATTGGGAATTATCTTCATTTAAACACCATAGGTTATTCTATGCATGGCTTTCACTTTCAGTCATGTTATACATACAAATAATCCAgtgtaattaattaattgtaaacaaacatacatttacatgtacTGAGAGTGCTGTTGAGGTCAAACATATGTGCTAAATACATTTCCTTCCTCATTAAGTAAAGCCAAAAATCTAATATTCCTAAAGATTACAAAATCTGGTTTGCTTCTCTATCTGTTTATGTGCACGTTCCtcctgtttttaaaaacctgaAGTAATCTTATGTTGAGTTATATAGCTAACATCTTTTCACAGATCCAGAAGTTTTGATCTCCACATCGAATATCATTCCAGCTGTTCTCCAGTTCAAAAAACCTTATTTCTACACAATCCTCGACATTGCCTTCAAAGCTGTTTGGCTCCCCGGGTCCCCAGTAGCTGAAACCAAAAACCAAATTCTcttttaacaacaaaaataacacaagaTGCATCTGATTAACTGGTTTATGTTGCACAATTAAATGTTCCCTTTGAATCATTTTAGATGTATTTGTTAAACTAACATGAACATCTACAAGATACTTTTTTGATTTaatgtaatttgaaaaaaatgcaatgctTGAACCTCTTGTTCAGTGGAGTGCCATCCACCCACTTCCaagtgtttttggtttgtaCGTCTGTCAGTCCAATCCATGTGAGTCTGTTGAATTTTGTTACGAAATCCTGgtttacagagaaaaacagttAACGTCAGTAATGTGTAATcaatgcacacactcacacacacacgcacgcatgcacacacacacacacacacacacacacacacacacacacacacacacacacacacacacacacacacacacacacacacacctgctctgcTTTGCTGTTGATGATCACAAGGTCTGCACCTCTCTCCAAACAGTCAGCTCTGCTTTCTTGCCAGGATTTCCTGATAGATGAAATGTAATAGAAACTGGGACGGATATACACCCAGCCTTGTTGGAAAAAGTGATCTGTGGGACCACAACAAAGAAAACCTTAATATCTCAGGAATTACCATATGTGATTATGAAAGTGACACAGTTAAAAAGCAATTATGAATTGATTAAtcaaaattcaattaaattatGTAAGCTTTGATGTCAAAAAAGTGCAGTGGAATTTTTGGGGAGTTTTTTCCGTTCTCTGGAAGGGTTTCAGAACAGACTGCATGAGGCACATTTTTAGTTGTGATATCAGGCTATGTAAATAACATTGAATCGAACGAGTGATAATATCATGTCTTCATCCCTTCTTTTCAAAGAAGaattaacaacaacattaaaaaaaaaagttttaaatgacatgttGTTATTCCTTTCAGTAATGTATCCACCTATGACATGTGATTGGTGCACCTGTACAATCTAACCAATAACCACAACCTTCCTGCTATAGTGTTATGATGCCTATgatgttcagttttttcataGAGGTGTTAGTTATTTGTCAAAGCCCAATCATATTAGCACGTATGGATGTTTGATGAGCGGCTCTGTATGAaggtgttttcctttttataacaGCAACATATGTGCCTTCCCCTCTACTAAACAAAGCAGAGCCACAAATCAAACGGACAAAGGGACACCTAGTGGAGAGGGGTCATCACACATTAAATATCATGTATAATCTATCAATTTGAATCAGTCCATaggcaaaaacaaatgaataaattacatttgaatgccTAGTTGTAATTTGTTTGTTGAAGTCAAACAAAGTTTGTTTCAGATGTGCAGGAAGTCCAATTAAAGCCAAAAGTGTGAGAATACTGTATAGTATAGGGCAGGGGCAGGGGGTGTCCAGACTTcggcctgggggccaaatgcggcccgcaggccattttgaatcggccctctgcaaattctaaaagtgtattggaatatggcccacaaattcaatctttgcttgtcttatattggaCTTCTCAAATAtacatgttcaaatatattaatgagcccaattttcaaataaatgtagtcatttaaaacgtaaaacattttctaacaaatcttagttgattaaaaaaataaacaataatttattttataacaagcttgaaattgaaccttcatatttactcttactctgttataagcaatctgaggcttctgttttaaggaaataaataaaagacagatgggatgtaggctgtatTTTCTGAacgcgttttcaagtatcgcgcattattcacctacatttgatttgttttgctaacttataattTAACCTTTGAGACAATATTCCCCTCTATAAGTGGCCCGGCtttccgtatatttttctgtatgtggccctctgtgagACAAGTTTGGACTCCCTTGGTATAGTGTCTACTCTAAGAAGTCCAAGCCTCACTTTAACCATACAGTCCTCATTACAAGAGAGCATCATATCAGTCCATTTTGCATTGACAATATTTATATGATCTTTTGCGTGCAAATCAGTTTCATCCTCCCACTGACCAAAGTTAATCAGTTCCTTCTTCAGCTTTTCAGTCTCGTAAGTCAGGTTTGTGCAACTGACATCATTATCTGATGTCCTGCTGTCTGAAAgagcaaaaacactttattaagaattcaatatttaaattacattaaaccaactgtttataaaacatgcactttacgtagggagggggaggagcaaATCTGTAAAAGATATGTACTCTAATATATAGTGGACTAAATGCAATATAACAGAAGCAAAAGTTGCAAGTAGGTTTGCTTCAGAAACAAGAACACGCTTTTATCATGCCATGTGTTGTTATGTCTCAACTTCCCCTAAGTTGTGTAACCAGGCTGAATTGGATAGAAAATGCGAAGGAGCCTAAG harbors:
- the LOC134864407 gene encoding CD209 antigen-like protein E; its protein translation is MARFIHKEQSDTMDYVNLPEPTAGSNALRSTSGQDAGLTPAVSGRQLRLVAVSFGLLCILQVSLNISLHLTLYSRTSDNDVSCTNLTYETEKLKKELINFDHFFQQGWVYIRPSFYYISSIRKSWQESRADCLERGADLVIINSKAEQDFVTKFNRLTWIGLTDVQTKNTWKWVDGTPLNKSYWGPGEPNSFEGNVEDCVEIRFFELENSWNDIRCGDQNFWICEKMLAI